In Deltaproteobacteria bacterium, the genomic stretch TCTTGCGCCAGGTCACGTTTCGCCGATCGCTTGATCGTGCCGCCACGACGACTAAGATCTGGCCCATGTTCGCGTCGTCTCGTCTGCGCGCCCGCTTCGTGGTCCCTGGCTTGTTCGGTCTCTCCCTCGCGGTCTCGGGCCTCGTGTTGCCCGTCGCCCACGCCGAGGACGACGACGTGATCGCGGCCGAAGACGAAGACGCGCCCAAGGACGCCGCGGCGATCAAGATCGAGCTCAAGCAGGAGAGCGGCAAGGTCCTCAAGTACGACGGCGCCGTGCTCGACTGGGGCGCCGACGGCAACGTCGAGTTCAAGGCCGACAACCACGTGCACGACGTCGCGCTGCGGGTCGATCGCGGCGAGGGCGAGGGCAAGACCATCCAGCTGACGGTCGGCTACACCCGCGATGGCAAGTCCATCATCGAAGACCACACGGTCTCGTCCGAGATCAAGAAGCGCGAGGTCATCCGCATCGAGGGTGGCATCGCGATCGCGATCACCGTGACGCCGAAGCCGAGCAAGGCCACGCCGCCGCCGGAGGAGACCAAGCCGAGCGAGAAGCCCGACGAGACGCCCGACGAGCCCAGCGAGCCGCCCGCGCCCAAGAAGCGCAAGATCGAGGGCGGCGACAGCGACGACCCGCTCGACGGCCTGCGCTGATCCATCGGCCCCGCAACGCCAACGGGCTCGGCACCACACCCACGTGGTCCCGAGCCCGTCGTCGTTTTCGGTGCGTGCGTGCGTGCGTGCTACCGGCCGGCGGCCTCGAGCTTGGCGAGCCGCTGCTCGAGACTGCCGAGCTCGCGCTGCAACGCCGCCTTGTCCTCGCGCAGCTGCTCGAGCTCGGCGTGTAGCGCCTGGATCGACGCCAGCGCGACACCATCGGCGTCGACCTGGAAGATGAGCCTGTCGGTCTTGCCCACGCCGAAGGCGGCGTGGAAGTCCTGCGCCATCGGGCCGATGTGCCGGATCGCCTCGTCCTCGAAGCGGTAGCTCCACGTCGTGATCGGCATCGCGAGCACACGCTCGAGCACGTTCTTCGGATCGACGGCCGCGAAGTTGTGCTTGCGATTGCGATCGCTGATCGGACACACCTGCCCGCAGAACTCCTGGCCGGGCTCGATCGGCACGCCGCCGCAACACTGCAGGTCTTCGCAGCAGGCTTCGCCCATCGCACAGCTCTCGCCGTCGCCGACGCACATCCCGCCGCAGACCTCGCCCAGATCGCACGCGGGCGGTTCGTCGCCGTTGGGGCACTGCCACATGCCGTCGGCGCAGCACGACGCCGTGCCGATCAGGCAGAAGGGCATCGCGTCGGGGTCGCAGCAGCTCGGCGGCGGCGGACAGGGCTCGCCCTCGACGTCACAGGCCCCCTGCTCGGGGCATGACCACTCGCCATTGCCGCAGCAGGAAGCCGGGCCGCCCATGCACGCCGGCGGATCGCCGACGCAGCACTGGGGCTGCTCGCACACGACGCCGACGTCGCAGGTCGGATTGCCACCCTCGTCG encodes the following:
- a CDS encoding tail fiber domain-containing protein; protein product: MGGPASCCGNGEWSCPEQGACDVEGEPCPPPPSCCDPDAMPFCLIGTASCCADGMWQCPNGDEPPACDLGEVCGGMCVGDGESCAMGEACCEDLQCCGGVPIEPGQEFCGQVCPISDRNRKHNFAAVDPKNVLERVLAMPITTWSYRFEDEAIRHIGPMAQDFHAAFGVGKTDRLIFQVDADGVALASIQALHAELEQLREDKAALQRELGSLEQRLAKLEAAGR